The Archocentrus centrarchus isolate MPI-CPG fArcCen1 chromosome 3, fArcCen1, whole genome shotgun sequence sequence tcctgttgtgtttcaggCTCATCTGTGTTTGCTATGAGCCTTCCTTCAATCAATTCATCATCACTCAAATTTTGTTTCTCCTGACCACTGTcctgttgtgtgtctgcacgCTCAATCACTCCGTCTGCATGGGGCATTTGAGAGTGTATTACTGGTTTGTAACAGTACACCcattcctcttcttcatcttcctctttctgatctgcattttctgtctctgtctccttcccccttcttttctcttcctttggTGGTGCTTTTGGCTCAGTTTCCAGAGGTAAGTAATCACACGGCAGCAACAAGTTGCGATGCATGGTTCTTGACCTTCCTCTTCCTTGCTCAGGCTTGACTTCATACACCGGGAGGCCTTCTGCAACCTGACGGATCACAACATGAATATCCTGTTCCCAGTGATTACGAAGCTTTCCAGTTCCTCCCCTAGGTGTCAGGTTTCGAACAAGGACTCGATCGCCAGGACATAGCACAGAGCTTCTTACTTTCCCATCATAATGTTTTTTACTTCTCTCTGCTGCCTTCTTTGCGTTCTCTCGTACTATTTCATGTGCCTCCTGCATTTCTTGTTTCCATTTCTCCATGTATGCTCGGtggtctgttttccctgtcccaGTGGTGAGACCGAACAGGAGATCAATAGGTAACCTTGGGGACCTTCCGAACAGAAGGTAGAAAGGGGAAAAACCAGTTACCTCACATTGCGTGCAGTTATATGCATAGATCAACTTGTTCAGGGATTCTTTCCAGCTTGTTTtctgctgatcagtaagtgTCTTTAACATTTGTAATAGTGTTCGGTTGAAGCGTTCAACCTGCCCATTTCCTTGTGGGTGATAAGGTGTCGTTCGGGATCCTACTATGCCACAGTTCTTTTTCAACTGGGAAAAGAGTTGGTTCTCAAATTCGCCACCCTGATCATGGTGTATCCGTGCTGGCAGTCCAAACTTCAAGGCATAATCGTTAAATATACGATCAGCCACTGTTTTGGCAGACTTAGAGGTGGTGGCATAAGCCTGTGCAAAACGAGTAAAGTGATCAACGATTACCAAGATATACTCGTATCCACCTTTACATTTGTCCAAGTGAAGAAAATCTATTGACACCAGTTCAAATGGCTGTGTGGTAACAATACTTGTGAGAGGGGCCCTCGTTTCTCTACATGGTGGTTTTTGTTTCAGGCAAGTACAGGTCTTTGTCACATAATGTTCAATGTCTTTTTGCATGTAAGGCCAAAAGAATCTATCCCTGACCAACGATGTTGTTCGATCAGTGCCTTGATGACCCATTTCATCATGCAATTCTATCAGTACAGTGGTTTTATACTTCTCAGGTAGTACAAGCTGTGTCTTGTTTGTTGTCTTCCTACAAAGAATGCCATTGTTATCAATATGAAGTTTTTCCCATTCACGCAGTAGGCACTTACTGTGGGTGCTTAATGCATTGAATTGTTGTCTTGATGGCCTTTCATTCCTTATTTTGCACTGCATTATTGGGCTAATGTTTTCATCATCCTGCTGTGCTTGCCTAATCTCTGCCACTGGGaatggtttgtgtgtctcttcaCTGACTGCTGTACACTGGAGAGGGGAAAGCATTGCACAGACATTTGCTAAGTTAGATTCTTGTGTCTCAACAGCTTGGGTTATTGTTGCCACACAATCTGATCCCACTTCCTCTGTGCAGTGTTTGATCATTTCctctattttaacatttattcttGACAGGCTATCAGCATCCACATTCTCTCTCCCTGGACGATATCGGATGGTGAAATGGAAATCTGCGAGCTCTGCCACCCATCTACATCctgttgcattgagcttggcacTTGACAGAATGTAGGTGAGAGGATTGTTGTCAGTGAACACTGTGAACGTAGGCGCATAATAGAGATAGTCTCTGAATTTCTCTGTGACAGCCCACTTTAGTGCAAGGAATTCCAATTTTCCTGAATGTAGGTGATAATTCCGTTCAGCTGCAGTCAATGTTCGGGAACCATAAGCTATTACACGGAGCTTATCATCCTGTTGCTGATAAAGAACTGCCCCGAGGCCCTGGTTTGAGGCATCGGTGTGGAGGATGAATGGTTTAGAGAAGTCTGGGAACCCAAGGATTGGTGGTTCAACCAAACAATCTATTAGACGTTCCAATATGCACTGGTGTTTTTCAGTCCACACAATTGGCTTATGGGATGGTACAGCTTTGCTCCTTCTTGTAGACTGTcttgtgtttgtcctgttttgCGGCACATTATTGTCTTCTGCTGTGCCTTTCAGTAAGTCATAAAGGGGCCCTGCAATACGGGAGAAGTCCTGTATATACTGTCTATAGTAGCTTAACAAACCCATGACAGTCCGCAG is a genomic window containing:
- the LOC115778379 gene encoding uncharacterized protein LOC115778379, translated to MEKWKQEMQEAHEIVRENAKKAAERSKKHYDGKVRSSVLCPGDRVLVRNLTPRGGTGKLRNHWEQDIHVVIRQVAEGLPVYEVKPEQGRGRSRTMHRNLLLPCDYLPLETEPKAPPKEEKRRGKETETENADQKEEDEEEEWVYCYKPVIHSQMPHADGVIERADTQQDSGQEKQNLSDDELIEGRLIANTDEPETQQENVPQEENYQDRDESLVEKAVDEIPAFQHLEPPGGEKEQTDGAPRRERRAPKVFTYDQLGTPTCYSTAYGNERLYQHQPIQYQHIRPVTLWTNPFQTYQPIIMQGY